One window of the Salvelinus alpinus chromosome 13, SLU_Salpinus.1, whole genome shotgun sequence genome contains the following:
- the LOC139537204 gene encoding galectin-9-like: MDYQQPFCNPSVPFTGRIQGALHEGKTITVTGRVLPEARRFHVNLQCGSKEKPNIALHFNPRYDESNRHVACNTMLCSKWGPEERKYYIPMAQEERFTLMFRVNRDSYSVIVNGAHYMEYLHRMLITEVDTILVYGDVEIESIAFFNPAVTLSI, encoded by the exons ATGGATTATCAGCAACCCTTCTGCAATCCG AGCGTGCCATTCACAGGCCGTATCCAGGGAGCTCTGCATGAGGGGAAGACCATCACTGTGACGGGGAGAGTCCTGCCAGAAGCCAGGAG GTTTCATGTGAATTTGCAATGTGGCTCAAAAGAAAAACCCAACATAGCCCTCCACTTCAACCCCCGATATGATGAATCCAACCGCCATGTGGCCTGCAACACCATGCTGTGCTCTAAGTGGGGCCCAGAGGAGCGTAAATATTATATACCCATGGCCCAGGAGGAACGATTTACCCTCATGTTCCGAGTCAACCGAGATTCATATTCG GTGATTGTGAATGGTGCCCACTACATGGAGTACCTGCACCGGATGTTAATCACCGAAGTGGACACCATCCTCGTGTATGGGGATGTGGAGATCGAATCCATTGCCTTCTTCAACCCTGCAGTGACATTGAGTATCTGA